From Aegilops tauschii subsp. strangulata cultivar AL8/78 chromosome 5, Aet v6.0, whole genome shotgun sequence:
CTAGATGTACTAGTGTAGTTTGTGAAAATGGATGCACTAGTGCAGTTCCTCAAAGTAGATGCACTAGAGTATATTTTGAACCTGATGCACTTGATTAGTATCTGAAATTTTTGCACAAGATTAATTTGTGAGCTTGATGTACCAGTGTAGTTTCTCATCTTGATTCATTAGTGTAGTTTCTGAACTTGATGTAGTGAAGTAGTTTCTGAACTTGGTCTGGTGTTATTTTCACCACCAAAAAAACTTAAGAACTTGGTGAAGCAGAGGTATATGATATTTTATTCAACAAAATAAAACTAAACTGGCACTAAGAAAGCAAATAGATCATTGACTCAACTATATATTCCAAAAAGACAAATAACATGGTGTACTTGATTTTAATTTCAGAACTTTGTGTACTAGTTTCTGAACTACATTCATCCATGACTTATACTGTATAGGCATGTACTCCGTGTATTCATCACTTGTAAACTGTAAAAAACAGAAGATTAAATCTTGAAAAACAAACACTAGTACTCCATGTATTCATCACTTGTGTCTCCCCTAGCAGGCCAAAGCGCCTCAAAGCGCTCCTACAGGAGGAGAAGTTGTTCACCTTTGCCGGTTTCAGCATTCAAAATGACAAGGACAAGCTGAAGATGTCTGGTTTGGAGATAAACCCCAACAAGCACATCGACATTCAGCGCAACTGGAGAGTTCCATACAAAAGAAAACCGTACGACTCCTTGGCTGATGTTGCAGCCAGCGTCATCCACCCATTCTACagcaagatgaagaagaagatcgacAAGAACGCAGACCATAAACTGTGGGGGGTTAGCCCACTGCTAGATTACCTCATCGAGTACGCAGCAATAGATGCGTACGCCACCTACAAGTCGTGGAAGATAATCGACAACATCAAAACAGGTCTGGAAATTTCAAAAGAGTAGGAAGAGGACCCCTTCTACGACTGCCACTTTGCGGGATGAGGAGACATCAAAGTCTGTCTTCGTGTTGCTTGCGCTTGTGCTTGTCCTTTATCTTGTTGTTTGAAATTTGTAGTTTGCTTTTCTTGGGTTAAACCAACTTGTTTATGTCATGTGTGTCAGAGTTGAACCAGTTTGTTTATGTCCTGTTTGTCAGGGTTGAACAAGTTtgcttatgtcatcaagtacataGTTTGCTTATCTCGTTAAATAAGTTTGCTAGCTTCCTATTTTGTTTATCCATCACAACAAAAATTCAAGTAAATTGTGAATGGAACTCTGTGGCTACTCTTCAATACTTCTccataaactaatataagagcgtttagatcactattttagtaatctaaacgctcttatattagtttacagagggagtagtagttatCAAAGAAACTAATCACAGAAGGTTGTGCCATGTGTAGTTTTGGTTCAGAATTGTATGGAAAAGAAATCAATTAGTACAATAGAGCTAAACTCCATTAACCGAACCTACGAAAAAGGGTCCCCCAACCCCCCCAGCTTTATACTATAAAGCAATAGCACCAAGCATCCAACAACAAGTCAAGACAGATTCAAGTTCAAGGAAGTCTCAAATAACCGCTGGGGCAACAGCAAAACAAGCCCCAAACATAACAAGTTCATTTCACATCGATACATGGCCCATTTACTGAACCTAGATATATATATAGATAGGTACAGTAATACACGACAAGTACTCGGAAACAAGAGCTAACATACCAAGTTCATTTCACATCGAAACATGGCCCAACCAGTTCTAAACGAGGTTGATGGTGATCATCATCCTCAGCTCACGGCGACGGGTATTCGCAACAGTGAGTAGGATGCCCTGACCTACCCGAAGATTCTTGCCATGAAGGAACTTCATCGACCCCGCCCGGTTGAAGATAGTGCGACCGTCCGTGTCCACTGTGTAGGCACAGGTGGTGATGGAGCCCGTTCTGGTAAGGCATAGTCCAGCAGCCATGCCTTCTTCATGCGGCTCGATGCCACAGCTAACAGATAAACTCTTAGGTAATTTCTGAAAACAGTTGATATGATATATGAGCATATCACGTGCAATTATCAACAAAGCATACACTTCAAGACACATATATCATTGGATTCAACActgagcatatatatcatcacatcACTACACTAGACGCTAATCATTAAATTACTACAATAATTAAGCATGTCATTAGATTACTACGTACACTAACCATATCATCGCATATTACTACACTACATAAGCATATATCACATTACTACAACACATGCATACAATAAAATTCTGCACTAAATGAATTCTACACTAGGCATATCATCACAGTACTAcaacatgcatatcatatcaaCTACTACACTAATTAAGCATGCATATCATGTAATTACCACAGTAAGTAACATACCATGAGATGCTGTTTAACATTCGTCCTTCTGAGGCGGGTCATGAATGGCATCCTGACGTAGTCTTCACGTAGCGGAAGCATGTCCCAGAGGTTGACCGTTTCCTCGTCGCTCAGCCTCACTCCTTGGGCATAGAGGGCTTCATcaagtgggttctcatcatcatCTGAATCCACACCATCGTCCTCCTCATGAACTTCATCCTCACTATCGGCAATCAAATTCAGATAGATAACAGAAATCCTGGGCCTTTCTCCTCTTAAGGAGAAGCTGATCCGTTCACCCCCACTAAGACGCAAGCGGGCGATGAAACGATCCCATTCATCTCTTCGAATCTGGGTTATCGTTCGCCCCTTATCGACCTACATAGTCTATGGCCCCCCAAGAGCGTCGAAGGTCACGGTTTCTCCAACGAGCTCATTGAATGCCaatctcacattgcatgggacgatctgtgcAAGATAAAAACAAATAACAGACACAATGCATTAGTGGAAAtagcaaaaacaaaacaaaattaaTGAACTGTTAGAAGGTTCATATAAATTGTTACCGCTTTAAAAACAAAAGtaggctggaagtagatgccgaacagcgtGGCAGTATAAAGGCTGGTCCGGCACCGTGACTTGCACCGTCTACATGGTGCTTCCTCCATTCTACACAGAACATGTTGAACTCTAAGTTGAATTGTACGCTACCATAGTACAATACAAAGATCATACATATAATAAATCATAGTGATAACCTAAAATGCAATGCCTATTAAATCTATTTACTATCATCTACCTAAAAAAGCAATGCCAATGACAATGGCAATGCCAGTATCATCTACCTAATAAATCCCAATCCAATCCAAGTCAGTACTACATACTATAGTGAAGAACGGATGAATTATTTTGATTTATTTTTTCACACATAGGGCCTCATTTTGATTTGCATAGGGCCTCTCTTTTCCCTGGTACGACTCGGATTCTACACTACGACATCCATCAATCTATCAAAGAACCATCATATCCATCAACAAATCATCTACCGCATGTATAGAATAAAATTTCTGGATCAGATCCGCGTCCGGAGGGAGACGCACGCGGTTGGGGAAGGGAAgaagattcacgagggggatgaGGGGAGATCTCACCTACTTGCTGGAGTTGGCGGCGGCCGTGCAGATCCGGCGGTGAAGAGAGGCGCTTGTCGAGAAGGGGACAAAGAAGTTGAAAATGATGTGGAGTAGTGGGTGCACTTAGCCAAATGTGGTACATGTGGTGGCACGTTTGTGTGGATGACAAGGGGACCCCACGTGTCGGTACCCATAGAAAAAAATATTGGCATTTCCAACTGCCTCATGGGGATTCGAACCAGGGCCATGCGGGTGTGAGGTAAAGGGTCTAGCCAGTTCGGCTGATGCAGTGTGTTTGGCCGAACCAATTTGCCTCTCCTTAAGACCTTTATCCAGACACAGACACACAGAAAAAAAACCATGCACTGAGGCTGTGCTCCATGTGTGGCATAAGTGGTCCTATGTAGCTGCAACTAGGACCAATGTTGTTATATGTTGTTATTAGCTAGGGTACCAACACTATATAATGGCTTATGTGATCCTTGCTAGTAAAAAAACCATGATCCATGTTGGCCCAAGTGGCACGTTTGAGTGCAACGTGTCAATATTGGTGCATTTGGCCCTTATGGCATCCGTGAGGCCAAAGAGACCATGATTAGTGAAAACACATGAAGATTGCTACATGACGGGCCGTTGGCGTGTCTCGGTATGCACTGTGCGTGCAATGTGACTACAAAAAGTTGTTGCATGTCGAGACGTAGTTTATCGGTGCATGTGGATCCTATAGGCTTATTTGTTCCTTGTTTGTGGGCATGGTGCGTGTTGGCCCAAGTGACATGTGTCAGTGCATTGTGACATCTATTGGTGCATCTGGCCCTTATACCAATTATTTGTGCAAAGAGATCATGATTGATACATGTCAGTCCATTGTCGCATCTTGGAGTCGAATGTGACTAGAAGAATTGGTGAATGATTTGGACCCCTTATGGCATGTGTGAGTCCAATGAGACCAATGTTGTTGCGTGTTGGTCAAGATGGTATCGACACGTGCAGTGTGAATATTACTGGTACATGTCTATCGTTATAGCGTCTGTGTGTCGAAGGAGAACAAGTTTGGTGCATGCTCTTGTGTGCCAAGATGTTATGTGGGAACAAAAAAACTGTCAATAGTTCATTTCTATGGGCCCAGAAACAATGAGAATTATTTCTGGAGTACCTATTTGTAAATTTTGCACAGTTCTAGTTGGGTGCTGATGTGGAATGTTTTTTCCCACGGTGCACTTACAAACTGGACTCACTTGTCAGAAATCATGTCAACCCACCCAAAATGGCGGATTAGACCTAGCTGCAACAAATTACCCCAAGATGTGTTTTTTGTGCAACAAACCTGTAAAGTAGGTGTTCTATGCAAAAGTAACACCAAAAGTAGGTGGTTTTTGCAATTTCCTCGCTAAACCACATGTCAAAAAATATACAAATTTATGACAAAAAATGAAAGCGGTTGGGGCGTGCACGAGCGCACGACGCCACGCGTCTAGCCTCGGTAACTCCAAACGTCCACCCACACGCCAAATAAAGACCGCATCCCCCACCCCCAGCCCTGCTGCTTTTCTTCCCCAAATCAGCAAAAACCCTCTCCTCTCACCTCGAACCCTACCTCCTACGAGCCAGCAACCACCTCCCTTGCCCTTCGTCGTCGGAAGATGAAGGCCGGCCGTGAagacgcggcggtggagaagGACGCAGTGGTAGAAGCAGTGGAGAAGCCTGCTGTGGTCATTGCCGCCGCGGTTGGCGCGGCCGAGGGCGCCGTCGCAGCGACGGGAGGCGGTGCACCATCTGCTGTGACTGCTCCGGCCGCCGTCGCAGCGGTCGGGCCTGCGGTCGGGGAgcaggtggaggaggaggtggcggtggATATGGAGGAGCAGAGGGTCAAGCGGAAGCGCGAGCGAGCTCATCGACAACTACCACGAGGAGGCCGAGCTCGCCACTCAGGAAGTGCAGGACGAGGCCGTCGAGTTCGACGACGAGCTCCCGGAGGTACTACTCTGTTCTGTTCTATTCTCCTACTCTTTTTTTGGGGTTTTCTCCCATGGGGTTTTCTCCTAAATTGCATGCAACACGGATTAGTCCAGATAGGTTATGTTTCTTGATCTCTCCCTTAGGGTTAGGATTAGTACTAGTTGTTTCGTACATTTGGGAGGAAACCCCTTCAATCTGAAACCTGGCATGGAACAATAGTCATGTAGGCCTAAAATCCCCCTGTGCGTGGAATTATTTTGTGAAGATGAGTAAGAATATGATTTAGAAACTGATTATGAATCAGTTCTGCTGTAGAAAACGGTGTATTTGTTAGGTACCACCTCGTCATCtagaatcctacaggattgtatgaGTTTTTGATTGTGCATACTAAAAATGTAGGATTCTTTCAGAcaggtttgagtggatggaaaAATTTCCTATAAATTTGTTTATTTCATGACAGTCAACAAGAGGATCAATGATTAATATCTAGAACATGAAAAGTTGACATACAACAGTAAATATTTATCAACAGTGCTTGAGCTTCTATAAATGGTAACTTTTAAAACATGTACTCTGGAAACAACTTTGAATATTTTCTGTTAGATGAAGCCAATCCAACAGTGGATAGATGGGAAATCCCAGCATTTTTGGCCATTCGATATCTTATTTACTACAAAAGAAAAATTCCAAGCGTGCGTACTATCTAGAATATTCCATTTGTAAACTTAAGCACAATGCTACCTATGCACAAACAACCTCATAGCACTATGTTTCTCCATTGTTCTAGAATCTTGGATACTTTAACAGCGGAAAATCTTTTCTTCTAAATGAATTGCTAATGCTTTGAACTTTGTGAATCTGAATGCATAATATGCACAAACATTATTACTTTATTAAAgaaaacacacacaaaaaaatcAATTGCTACAGTAACATAGCAATGTAAAGTGCATCTGAAATAATTGACATTAACTATTGCTTTCACGCCCAATGCACGTGTGCCTCGCTAGTACCAACAAGACTATCAATGATGAGAGTTTAAATCAGTAAAACCCCTGTTACAACTATGCTCTGTTCCTCAATTGTGCAACCCATTATCTGATTTTGCTATTCATGAAACTATGCTCCGTTCTTCAATAGTGGCAACCCATTATCTGGTTTTGGTACGCATGAAATTGGGCCATATCATCGAGTCATGCATATGGTTAGTACTGATGCATGCAGTAACAATTTACGACCACTGCCTGCCATTAACAACAAACATGGATTAGTTCTTCTCTTGCACAAATCAATCCATGAAACTATGCCACATCAGTAATCATGCATGCCAAGTCCATGCAACAGTACATTTCTAGCAACAAGATTTTCTATTGCATTCTTACTATATAGAATTTTTCATTACTAAGCGTAATCATAGTGCTCCATATGCACATAGCTGATACCACACTTTCTCCTTTCTTATAGAATCTTTCATACCTTAACAGTGCAAACTTTTTCTATCTGCTTCATGATTTCCATATAATGAAGTGGACTATGCATCTTATTGACAATCTGATTACCAAATCTGTTGAGACCTAGTAAACAATACATTTATTTAGTTGTCAGAAAAACTAGTTTATTTAATGAAAATCATGAAGCCTTACAGCTATATTGTGAAGACATTTTCTGATTGCAGTCAGTAATTCATTGCAGAGTTTCTTATGTACGCACCCTATGTAATTATTAGCAACAAGGATGAGTAATTAAAGCCAGAATTTCTTATGTTCACAACCGATGTACCTCAATCCAAAATTTCTCTTTTTATACATAATTCATGAAATGATTCATATGTTTTGTTGTCTTCAAAATATCAAGCGAGGGCAATCTTTTCTTTGTTGATGCGGTAGTTTTACTTTGTAGTATGTACTCATCTAGTTTGAATATCATTAAATTAGATATTGTCTGGTATCTCTTTATGATAAAACTAGATCATACAAAATATTGTTGCAAGAAATGGCAAGCAATGATCCTGTTTTTGGAATTATCTATTTTCAGTATGAAATAAAATATGTGCTTGAATGCAGTAAAATGATTTGTTCATACCCTAAAACCTGAACCCTTTAGTTAATTGTCAACTTAGATTGTACAAATAGAAGTACTTCTTTACAGGGGAGAACAGCTACGCATGCAAAGCAAAGaaaaaagaacaagaaagatAACAAATAATACATCAACATATATTGCAATACATGAGGTACATGTTGTGTGAATCATCTGATCGATCATATTTTTGTATTCCTACTTTCGGAATGTACTTGATACTCTTACGAAATGCTACATTTTTGTATTCCTAATCTGACATAGCTGTCGATCAACTAACACACAAGAAGATGATGAAGACGTGGATGATAGTAAGGAGAGCAGGGACAGCAAGAGCCGCTACGTCCTCAGGAGGCTGCGAAATGGGGAAATCCCATACCGCAACGGCTCCAATAGGCTCTACGGCAACATAGCATGCCCCTTCTGCTGCGCTAGTATCAAGAGCGACCATGACAGCCTGATCATGCATGGCACCGATATCGGCCGTGGTAATGGGAGGAACCGCAAGCCCCACGTCCGGGCTAAACATGTCGCTTTTGGTGCCTTCCTCAGGAAGTACGCGAAGGGGCATCTGCCATTCTACCTCTCGAGGCCTCCTCGTCCGCCCAAGATGCCGAGGATCTGATGCGCTGCTTGGTTGTTACTACTGGCCCACCCTAGTTAAGACTATTTTTATGTTGTGGTTGTCGTGTGATCCTTCTGCCCCACTTATGACGCCcgaataattaagctacagtgaacctctgctaatgatgccaagTCACCTCGGTTACTTTCGATGAACTCGCGTTAGTTTAAAACAGATTCAAATTAAATTTGAATTAaagtcaaacaataaaagttttcaactGTCAAATCTAAAATGTTCAAATTCTAGCAAATAAATCATAGATGGTTATGGTGGTGAAACCACGTTGTTATGAAATGTTTAAATACTCCAAATTAAATAGAACAACAGCCAAAACAAATAATCAAATTCCTTTTATAAagtataaaatattaaactaattcTTTTGGGTGCCCAAGATATAGTGGCATTAGAATAAGTAGTGATACTATTTTAGGAACTAAGATCATAATTATAAAAGCTAAAATAGAGAGAAACTAAAAATAGAACAGAAAAGGAAAAATTAGGAAAACCAAATGCCAAAAAAAAGAGATAAAAGGAGAACACCCCCCCCCTCGCTGGGCCACGGCCCAGATGGCCTCGGGGCCACCTAGGccaaggcccagccggccggcccaaccGGCCCCTCACTCCcgataacccccccccccctccgatGGGAAACCCTATCCCGTCGCACCCACTCCCCACGTCCCTCCTTtcccctcccccgatccagatctggatcggggatgAACCCCCCTAGACGCCGTCGCCCATCGCTCCTGACACCACCCGTCGGCGACCCTCGCCGCTCGTCTCCGCCATCGCCGCCATCCACCCCGACGACCGCTCCCCGCGCCCCCGACGTTGGTGCCCGTCCCCGGCGCTGCCTCGCCCCCGTCACCGATCCACGCCGCCCGGAGTTCGACGTGCCTTCGCCTCGCCGTCCTCTCTGTCGTCACCGTCGTCCCCAtcttcctccccgagccccgctgccAAAACCCCTACGCCCCCCGTAAGCTCcggcctccctccctctctccccttgTTCTCTGTCACCGGCGTCGTCCACTCGCGCGCGCATGACCGTAGCCCCGACCTGTCGCCCCTGGTCGCTTGGCATCGACCTGGCGCGTGCCCACGCGCGCCCGACCACCCGCTGTACGCTCGTCGCCCGCGCACCACGACCTCCGCCCGCACCCGCGCCCGAAGCTTGCTCCGCCGTGGCCTTCCCCGCCGCTGCAGCCGCCTACACCTGGCCGCGCCGGCTCCGCCCGGCCGCGCGCGCGCTCTGCCGGAGCACGCTGGCACCCGCCAACCTCCCTGCGCGCTCGCTCCCCTCGCCCTGCCCCACCGTCCCGCTGCGCCCGTCGCCGCCTACACGTGCGGCCACCGCGCCTCGCCCGTCCGCCCCGCCCTCCTGCGCCGCGCTGTCGCTCGCCAGCGCACGCATGCCCACGGCTCCGGTCCCCTCCACCCCGCCGCCCTGTTCCGGCCGGCGCTCGTGCGGcccctggccgccggcgcccgCGCCCGGCTCTGCCGCGTCACCTGGGCGGGTTACGCCCGCACCCCGGGGCTCCACCCCGTTTCGCCAGCGCCCACACCCGCTACGCCCAACACCCGTTAGACCCCTAGGGCCTATGACAAACGCGGCCCAGCCCTAGAATGTTTttttataaaataaaataaaataaaataaaagtgaattaataaaattattaattaattaagttaactaatcctgtttaattaatctaattaactagttagtttaattaaacagtaattagattagctaaatcctaattaacctaaacagagtatgacatgcgggacccacacgtcagtttgacccagtcaactccctgttgactgctgatgtcatgatgacgtcagcatacactattctggataatgtggatttaaaataattgagtaaattctaaaaatgattaaatcttttaaaattaatataaaataaaccgtagctcggatggaaaaactttgtacatgaaagttgctcagaacgacgagacgaatccggatacgcagcccgttcgtccgccacacatccctagcatagcgaaaacgcaactttccccctccgattcACCTattcgaaaacgcgaaacaccgggaatactctCCCGgttgttttcccccttcgccggtatcacctcctaccgcgttagggcacttCTAGAACCATTACTTGACATGTCATGCAttgttatgcatctgtttgcattgtattcattgtttattccccctcttctctccggtagactacgagactaaggccgctgctggtgccccgatcgactacgttgttgacgacccctacttgccagagcaaccaggcaagcccctcctgcaatcctacatgcatagtataggatgctagtattccatctgtggccctacattcttgtccgtctgccatgctatactattgggccatgatcactcgggaggtgatcgcgggtatatacttatatacataatatatgatacctgtggtgactaaagtcgggccGGCTCatagagtacccgcgagtgattcacggattgggacCGAAAGGAcgtttgtcccgacggccctctgagtggacctttgtggcggagcgacagggcaggttgagaccacctaggtgagaggtgggcctggccctggtcggtgtccacggttacatcaattaacacgcttaacgagatcttggtagttgatctgagtctagccactggcctatacgcactaaccaactacgcgggaacagttatgggcactcgacgtcatggtatcagccgaagccttcatgacgtcagcgactgagcggcgtgcgccggattggactggaacgcctgctcttgtattagggatgCTAGGTCTGCtgccggccgcccacgcaacatgcaggtgtgcaatgggcgacgggcccagacccctgcgccataggatttagaccggcgtgttgacctctctgttgtgcctaggtggggctgcgacgtgttgatcttccgaggccgggcatgacccaggatagtgtgtccggccaaaggggatcgagcgtgttgggtaatgtgatgcacccccacagggaagttaatctattcgaatagccgtgatcttcggtaacaggacgacccggagttgtaccttgaccttatgacaactagaaccagatacttattaaaacacacccttccaagtgccagatacaacccggtgatcgctctctaacagggcgacgaggagaggatcgctgggtaggtttatgctatgcgatgatacttggtgaacttaccatctacactcttctacatgctgcaagatggaggctgccagaagtgtagtcttcgataggattagctatccccctctattactggcattctgcagttcagtccaccgatatttcccctttacacagatacccatgcataagtagtgtagatccttgcttgcgagtactttggatgagtactcatggttgcttttctccccctttccccccctttcctttcttcctggttgtcgcaaccaaatgttggagcccaggagctagacgccaccgtcgacgacgactcctactacaccggaggtgcctactactacgtgcaggccgctgacgatgaccaggagtagtttaggaggatcccagacaggaggcctgcgcctctttcgatctgtatcccagtttgtgctagccatcttatggcaacttgtttaacttatgtctgtactcagatattgttgcttccgctgactcatctatgatcgagcacttgtattcgagccctcgaggcccctggcttgtattatgatgcttgtatgacttattttattttagagttgtgttgtgatatcttcccgtgagtccctgatcttgattatacacgtttgcgtgtatgattagtgtacgattgaatcgggggcgtcacaagttggtatcagagctgactgcctgtaggaatcccccttccacactccttggccgaagtcgagtctagtcattacaaaacttttactaacatggctgtgtggctcaCGGGCCCACGTCGCCGTTGGGTGGTATTAAgatcttttattcctcatctatactctgggattctgatctctcttctattcgggtttaaatgattttgctaactct
This genomic window contains:
- the LOC141023054 gene encoding uncharacterized protein, with the protein product MAEEASAKRHCGQSSDQSGNLDVVHVPGEKREYTVTLKRVELHSKETLEVVCTSEPDKADEMISRIKRSACSKYPHIIGVAVEFTKEDEPPQMAVVLQLSVEGLCLVYHIAAATKWPKRLKALLQEEKLFTFAGFSIQNDKDKLKMSGLEINPNKHIDIQRNWRVPYKRKPYDSLADVAASVIHPFYSKMKKKIDKNADHKLWGVSPLLDYLIEYAAIDAYATYKSWKIIDNIKTGLEISKE